The DNA sequence CTCCCTCGCTTCACAATTAGGTCGTCTTTCCAAAGGGTCCGGTCATCATAATCCACAGTCCATCTCTGGAAAAGCCGGGGAACAATGCAAGAGCTATTCCAAGGATAACCATGATGATGCCAAAGATGAACAGAGGGGTTAAGAAGATCTCATAGAATCCCAATTGAACTTCCATTCCTGTATATGCAAGTACTGATACGACAAATGGTGCTAGAACAGTAGCAATTACCAGAACTACACCAAGCCAGAAAATGACTTTGCCAATCCGTTTTCTGCGAGAAACATCTCGGGGTTCCCCTTAGTTTTTTCGTTCATCGTTTATCAGCAATTTAATCCAATTCAATTCTTATTGCTTTTTCCCCGAATATTCAGAGTATCTCTATAGGGTTATGTCAGAATCTTTTAATCATCAGTAAAGAAAAAGAAGAAGGTGTGAGGAGAAGGGTTTAAGCTGGAATGATTCGTTCTTTCTGCTTCTGTAACTCCAAAGCAGATAGCTTTTGATCATGGGTGAGTTCGGAGTGCTTTTCGATAGATTTTGCAACAGCGCCCCGAGATGTGCCCATAAGTTCCGCATTACAGATATCGCATTCGTACTTGTATGGCATCGTCTGTCACTAATGTAAACATGTTTCCTGTGACCTTTTAGTAATTGGGGAAGTATGACGCGATAAAACAATTCAGAAAGGAATTGATAGAAGCAGGACTTGATGATTTGTACCTTAGTCAGCATCTCACTGTGAGTACAATTCTTTCAATCGCTCAAGCGCAGCTGAATAGTCCTCATTCTGTTTTGACCAGTCCACAAGATTATCACATGGAAAACCATCACATTCATCGCAGTGCTCAAGGCCTTTTTCGTCAACACAGCACTCTAGAATCCAGCAATCTGCAGACCAATGAGTTGTGCGGTCGCCATGACAACCTTTGCAATACATGCCCTTGGCGATAGCTTCACTTATGCCTTCCTTTTGACCAAGCCACCCCATCCCTTGAAGATTGAACGGTTCAAATCAGTATAATGTTCATACCAGTTATGGTCACTGACATTCTTGAATTCGTCCTGAATCTCCTTATGTGTCAGATTGTAGTTAGCCCGTGTAGACTCTATGCCCCAGTAGGTTGCTTGTCCTTCAATCCAGAATTTGTTTTGAACCGGTGCGTGATCTACTGTATCATTGCCTTTCTTTTCAGTCTTGAACTGGAAAAGATGCATTAGTTCGTGCTCACAGACGTACTTCAAGTCGGCTTTGCTCTCCTTCTTGCCTACTTCAATTATAATGTGACCTTTAGTTGATGCTTTGCCTACCGTTTCACTGGTCGTTCCTTTAAGCACTGTAATATTGATTCTACCTGGCCTGTAGGTTACTGGACCTCTAGTGAAACCTTTCTTATGGTAGAAATCCAAGCTATAGGCGATGTGTTCCTTTATTTCCTTAACATAGTCTCCGTCAACGCCGCTCTTATTGTAAACATCTACCTTCTCACTCTTATCGAGTGTCTTTTTATCGTCAATCCCATCGAAAGAGAAGTCACGATTCACACCATTTGTAATTGTAACTCTATAGCCGGTTTCAGTTGCCAAAAAGCCATACACATTGGGGCGCCCAGGAGAAATAAGACTCTCCATCCACTTGCTTGTGTTTGCTGATTCAAAACCAAATAGAGACACAGACCCATTGTGATTCGAAGGAAGCGAAGGTCCGTTGTCCTCGTCAGGCCATCCGTCATAAGTTTCGTCACCATTGCCACCACTATAGCGTACATAGTCAATGACATTCCCAACCTCCGTGAAGAGCCCTATTTCATCTCCTGAGGGGTCAAGCAGTCTATCTGTCAAACCAAGATGAATGCTTGCTGATCCATCACTGGCGTCCAAGTCATCTTCTCCAGTCCCCCCGTAGATTGCGATGTAATCTTCTGCGTCGATGCTACTTACTAAAGGCAGCCTAAGCATGCCCTCCTCATCGAATGTTGTAATATACCAACCAGAAAGCTGCTCTTTGGTATAACCTTCAGAAATATAGACTTCAAAAAATTCCTGATCAACTGTGAGAGTCTGATTGTAATGAATTTCACATATCTGAACGTTATCTACAAATTCTGATGCAGTGTCCGTATGAGTTGGTTCACTTGCTTGCTGTAACAGCAAAAAAAAAACGGTCAGTCCGGAGGCTACGAGGATTATGGTAGTAATTAGAATGGCGGCTACTTTTCGATTCAAATTCAGTTCCCTGAAGCCAGTGGTGGCCCAAATGGACACAGACCAACCAATACTTTTGTCTTTCTGTTTCTCTCGCATTCTTGATAACAGCAATAAGTGAGCGGAATGCATCATAAACTGGTGATTGTCCTGTTAGACTTGGTTAATACCCTTCGAGATTTCAAAAATGATTCTGAACTCTATGCTGATCTCATATTTGATGCCGAGAAATCTATCACGATTGTTGTCGAATTGACTGACACTGGTCAAACTGCTACCCTCATTTTGGAGAAAGAGACAGGGGTTAGTAGCATCGAAAAAGGTGGAAAAAAAGGGGATTTGAAAGTAACTATGACAACACAAACTTTGCATGATATTGCAGAAGGAGAAGCAGATGCATTTGCCTTGGCAGGTCGCTCAAGTATGGATGAAAAGCGTCCGATTGACTTTGAATTCCTGAACCCGGCTCGAAGTGCAGAAGCAATGGAAGCTATCAAAGGGCTTGCAACCTATTTCTTCGTACCAGGGCGGCTGAAAAACAAGGAACTCCGGGTTGAACAGGCGGGTCAAGCCCATGGTGCTCGCCCAATCCCATTGGTCTACTGGAATGCGTTGAGGACAGCATGGTATCATGTTGACACTGGTACCGTGCTAAATGAAGAGCGAGAAATCGATCCATGGCCCCAAGCTTTCATTGTTTTGGATGGAAAGGGGAAGATAGTAATCGATGACGAAACCATTGAAATGGAAAAGAACAGGATTTACTATGTGCCTAGAAGCGTAGTACATCAGATTGAGGCGAGGACAGATGTTCAGCTCATTTGGCTAGCATGGGACGCAAAATAAAGTGACAACAGGATTCTTTGGACTGTGGATTACATGGACGAAGAGAATCACAGTGAAGATACCCTTTTTGGCAGGATTAGAAGCACAGTGGGGCGATTCTTTGGAAACGGGGTATGTCCGTATGAATTTTCTTTCACACTGATGAATCCCTTTCGTCGCTTCATACTCTCACCCAGCGAACTATTGGACCGTTTGCAGCTAGCAAAGGATTTCTGCGTCCTTGAGCTGGGACCAGGGCCTGGATATTTCAGTCCTGAAGTTGCGAAAGCTCT is a window from the Candidatus Lokiarchaeota archaeon genome containing:
- a CDS encoding cupin domain-containing protein is translated as MHHKLVIVLLDLVNTLRDFKNDSELYADLIFDAEKSITIVVELTDTGQTATLILEKETGVSSIEKGGKKGDLKVTMTTQTLHDIAEGEADAFALAGRSSMDEKRPIDFEFLNPARSAEAMEAIKGLATYFFVPGRLKNKELRVEQAGQAHGARPIPLVYWNALRTAWYHVDTGTVLNEEREIDPWPQAFIVLDGKGKIVIDDETIEMEKNRIYYVPRSVVHQIEARTDVQLIWLAWDAK
- a CDS encoding DUF3795 domain-containing protein, with protein sequence MGWLGQKEGISEAIAKGMYCKGCHGDRTTHWSADCWILECCVDEKGLEHCDECDGFPCDNLVDWSKQNEDYSAALERLKELYSQ